In a single window of the Streptomyces sp. HUAS ZL42 genome:
- a CDS encoding Lrp/AsnC family transcriptional regulator produces the protein MHSDLVASRSADPRDSRESSRESRTGTPHLDAVSLAIIEQLQEDGRRPYAAIGKAVGLSEAAVRQRVQKLLDQGVMQIVAVTDPLTVGFRRQAMVGINVEGDVEKIADALTDMSEVEYVVMTAGSFDILAEIVCEDDDHLLDVISKRIRALPGVRSTESFVYLKLKKQTYMWGTR, from the coding sequence GTGCACAGTGACCTCGTGGCCAGTCGAAGCGCAGACCCCAGGGACTCCCGCGAGTCCTCCCGCGAGTCCAGGACCGGCACTCCGCACCTGGACGCCGTCTCCCTCGCCATCATCGAGCAGCTCCAGGAGGACGGCCGCCGCCCGTACGCCGCCATCGGTAAGGCAGTGGGCCTGTCCGAGGCCGCCGTGCGCCAGCGCGTCCAGAAGCTGCTCGACCAGGGCGTGATGCAGATCGTCGCGGTCACGGACCCGCTCACCGTGGGCTTCCGCCGGCAGGCGATGGTCGGCATCAACGTCGAGGGCGACGTGGAGAAGATCGCGGACGCGCTGACCGACATGTCGGAAGTCGAGTACGTGGTGATGACCGCGGGCTCGTTCGACATCCTCGCCGAGATCGTCTGCGAGGACGACGACCACCTGCTGGACGTCATCAGCAAACGCATCAGGGCCCTGCCCGGAGTGCGCTCCACCGAGAGCTTCGTCTACCTGAAGCTCAAGAAGCAGACCTACATGTGGGGAACCCGATAA
- a CDS encoding LOG family protein has protein sequence MQTSPAHAAHHDDREIETLEEFDATVSARGTLAGYRVQAVDLTDRTRELLATDTTGAVFLGCPMRENAAVKVRTDGALVFPPVPDLPFDPYRGHLYTPDELFASLDKGYEETPDALSYAWFRRTRADRDVFASTLRAVHDDSVSDALDELLVGTRVVGVMGGHAMARGTEAYAGAARLGRELTRDGFTVATGGGPGAMEAANLGAYAAPFGDGMLTEALQLLAKDPSFVPSITDWARAAFEVRNRWPGGGGSVGIPTWFYGHEPPNPFASHIAKYFANATREDGLLARSTAGVVFLPGAAGTVQEIFDNATPNYYESRGEPTPMVLVDRAHWTERLPTWPLLQSLARGRSMESRIALVDRIEEVPEALKRLGG, from the coding sequence GTGCAGACGAGCCCCGCCCATGCGGCCCACCACGACGACCGCGAGATCGAGACGCTCGAGGAGTTCGACGCGACCGTCTCGGCCCGTGGCACCCTCGCCGGATACCGGGTCCAGGCCGTCGATCTGACGGACCGCACGAGGGAGTTGCTCGCCACGGACACGACGGGCGCGGTGTTCCTCGGCTGCCCGATGCGCGAGAACGCGGCGGTGAAGGTCCGCACCGACGGCGCCCTGGTCTTCCCGCCCGTCCCGGACCTGCCCTTCGATCCGTACCGCGGTCATCTCTACACGCCGGACGAGCTGTTCGCCTCGCTCGACAAGGGCTACGAGGAAACCCCCGACGCCCTCTCCTACGCCTGGTTCCGGCGCACCAGGGCCGACCGCGACGTCTTCGCATCGACGCTGCGCGCCGTCCACGACGACTCCGTCTCCGACGCCCTCGACGAACTCCTCGTAGGCACACGCGTGGTGGGCGTCATGGGCGGGCACGCGATGGCCCGCGGGACGGAGGCGTACGCGGGTGCCGCGCGCCTCGGCCGCGAACTGACCCGCGACGGCTTCACCGTGGCCACGGGTGGCGGCCCGGGCGCGATGGAGGCGGCGAACCTCGGCGCCTACGCGGCCCCGTTCGGCGACGGCATGCTCACCGAGGCGCTCCAACTGCTCGCCAAGGACCCGTCCTTCGTGCCCTCGATCACCGACTGGGCCCGCGCCGCCTTCGAGGTGCGCAACCGGTGGCCGGGCGGCGGAGGCTCCGTAGGCATCCCCACCTGGTTCTACGGCCATGAGCCTCCGAACCCGTTCGCCTCGCACATCGCCAAGTACTTCGCCAACGCCACCCGCGAGGACGGCCTGCTGGCCCGTTCGACCGCCGGTGTGGTCTTCCTGCCGGGCGCCGCCGGCACCGTACAGGAGATCTTCGACAACGCGACGCCGAACTACTACGAGTCCCGTGGCGAGCCCACGCCCATGGTGCTCGTGGACCGCGCGCACTGGACGGAGCGGCTGCCCACGTGGCCCCTGCTGCAGTCGCTCGCGCGCGGCCGTTCGATGGAGTCCCGAATAGCCCTGGTTGACCGGATCGAGGAGGTCCCGGAGGCGTTGAAACGTCTCGGCGGTTAA
- a CDS encoding ABC transporter permease produces MPATALRRVQRPGKRPNLAAAPDPKTSTTSTKYKVTGLRVLRSEWAKFWSLRSSWITLGVAVFLLVLFGAIASYTYSPDAVATAGGPPGPGGGSDSDAVSLALTGVSFAQLAVGVLGVLLAAGEYSTGMIRSTLAAVPRRLPVLWSKAAVIGPIALVLTTVGALAAFQLGTPGLDGEKIALALGDDGVLRSLAGAGLYLGLVAVFGVALGVLLRSSAGAIAALVGVLLILPGLASLLPDSWYDALSPYFPSNAGSAVYALHQSSDALSPGAGLAVFAGWVALTLAGAAYRLVKTDA; encoded by the coding sequence ATGCCCGCCACCGCACTCCGCCGCGTCCAGCGCCCGGGCAAACGCCCCAACCTTGCCGCGGCGCCCGACCCGAAGACGTCCACCACCTCCACGAAGTACAAGGTGACCGGCCTGCGTGTACTGCGCTCGGAGTGGGCCAAGTTCTGGTCACTGCGCTCCAGTTGGATCACCCTGGGCGTTGCCGTTTTCCTCCTGGTCCTCTTCGGGGCGATCGCCAGCTACACCTACAGTCCGGACGCCGTCGCGACGGCCGGCGGGCCGCCCGGCCCGGGAGGCGGCAGCGACAGCGACGCGGTCAGCCTGGCCCTGACCGGTGTGTCCTTCGCACAGCTGGCCGTGGGCGTGCTCGGGGTGCTGCTGGCCGCGGGCGAGTACAGCACCGGCATGATCCGCTCCACCCTCGCCGCGGTGCCGCGCCGACTGCCCGTCCTGTGGTCGAAGGCCGCCGTGATCGGGCCCATCGCCCTGGTCCTCACCACCGTCGGCGCGCTCGCCGCGTTCCAGCTGGGCACCCCGGGTCTGGACGGCGAGAAGATCGCCCTGGCCCTGGGCGACGACGGCGTGCTGCGCAGCCTGGCCGGCGCCGGCCTCTACCTCGGCCTGGTGGCCGTGTTCGGCGTGGCCCTGGGCGTGCTGCTGCGCTCCTCCGCCGGTGCCATCGCCGCCCTGGTCGGCGTCCTGCTGATCCTGCCCGGCCTGGCCTCGCTGCTGCCCGACTCCTGGTACGACGCCCTCAGCCCCTACTTCCCCAGCAACGCGGGCTCGGCCGTCTACGCCCTGCACCAGTCCTCGGACGCCCTCTCGCCGGGGGCGGGGCTCGCCGTGTTCGCCGGCTGGGTGGCCCTGACACTCGCCGGGGCGGCCTACCGGCTCGTCAAGACCGACGCCTGA
- a CDS encoding ABC transporter ATP-binding protein, with protein sequence MIEARELTKRYGDKTVVDNLSFTVKPGEVTGFLGPNGAGKSTTMRMIIGLDSPTKGSVTVNGRSYAKHSAPLHEIGTLLEAKSVHPGRSAANHLMALAHTHGIPRRRVDEVIELAGLTSVAGKRVGAFSLGMGQRLGIAAALLGDPAIVMLDEPVNGLDPEGVLWVRNLLRGLADEGRAVMLSSHLMSETALIADHLVIIGRGRLLADTTVDDFTREASGGGVKVATAEAVKLRSLLAGPDVTITSSSAEELLVTGRDAREIGAIAAQHGVPLYELTPQAVSLEAAFMDLTRDVVEYQSAPADTERKAA encoded by the coding sequence CGGATTCCTGGGTCCCAACGGCGCGGGCAAGTCCACGACCATGCGCATGATCATCGGTCTGGACTCCCCCACCAAGGGCTCGGTGACGGTCAACGGGCGCTCCTACGCCAAGCATTCCGCACCCCTGCACGAGATCGGCACCCTGCTGGAGGCCAAGTCCGTGCACCCGGGGCGCAGCGCGGCCAACCACCTGATGGCGCTGGCGCACACCCACGGCATTCCGCGGCGCCGGGTGGACGAGGTCATCGAGCTGGCCGGGCTGACCAGCGTGGCCGGCAAGCGCGTGGGCGCCTTCTCCTTGGGCATGGGCCAGCGGCTCGGTATCGCCGCCGCGCTCCTGGGCGACCCGGCGATCGTGATGCTCGACGAACCGGTCAACGGCCTGGACCCCGAGGGCGTGCTGTGGGTGCGCAACCTGCTGCGTGGGCTGGCCGACGAGGGCCGGGCCGTGATGCTCTCCTCGCACCTGATGAGTGAGACCGCGCTGATCGCCGACCATCTGGTGATCATCGGACGCGGCAGGCTGCTCGCGGACACCACCGTCGACGACTTCACCCGGGAGGCAAGCGGCGGCGGGGTGAAGGTCGCCACCGCCGAGGCCGTGAAGCTGCGCTCGCTGCTGGCCGGCCCGGACGTCACGATCACCTCCTCCTCCGCCGAGGAACTCCTGGTCACCGGGCGCGACGCCCGCGAGATCGGAGCGATCGCCGCCCAGCACGGGGTGCCGCTGTACGAACTCACCCCCCAGGCCGTCTCCCTGGAGGCGGCGTTCATGGACCTCACCCGCGATGTCGTCGAGTACCAGAGTGCTCCGGCCGACACCGAACGAAAGGCCGCCTGA
- a CDS encoding LAETG motif-containing sortase-dependent surface protein, giving the protein MSITRRTARRSVRILGVAAASTALALSASGSALACNINEFSAEAKCDGTNGVITVTDVDPTGTTAIVSVFLENNGADVRKVGQQEVKGSKEGVTITFAEDWEPNAVYRVHVKAGNQVDADIKPNLTTPATACKTETTPSPSPSESASTPAESATPTPSASESSTSPAGTPSNAPSPAAGDSNLAETGANSNTGLIAGIAAALVAVGGGAVFFGMRRRGASSDR; this is encoded by the coding sequence GTGTCCATAACTCGTCGCACCGCACGTCGTTCCGTGCGCATCCTCGGTGTCGCCGCCGCCTCGACCGCGCTCGCGCTCAGCGCCTCCGGCAGCGCGCTCGCCTGCAACATCAATGAGTTCTCCGCCGAAGCCAAGTGCGACGGCACGAACGGTGTCATCACCGTCACCGACGTGGACCCCACAGGCACCACCGCCATCGTCTCCGTGTTCCTGGAGAACAACGGCGCCGACGTGCGCAAGGTCGGCCAGCAGGAGGTCAAGGGCTCGAAGGAAGGTGTCACCATCACCTTCGCCGAGGACTGGGAGCCGAACGCGGTCTACCGCGTCCACGTCAAGGCCGGGAACCAGGTCGACGCGGACATCAAGCCCAACCTGACCACGCCGGCCACGGCCTGCAAGACCGAGACCACGCCGTCTCCGTCGCCGTCGGAGTCCGCCTCGACCCCGGCCGAGAGCGCGACCCCGACCCCGTCGGCCTCGGAGAGCAGCACCTCCCCCGCGGGCACCCCGAGCAACGCTCCGTCGCCCGCGGCCGGTGACTCCAACCTCGCCGAGACCGGTGCCAACTCCAACACCGGTCTGATCGCCGGCATCGCGGCCGCCCTGGTCGCCGTCGGTGGTGGCGCGGTGTTCTTCGGCATGCGCCGTCGCGGGGCGAGCAGCGACCGCTGA
- a CDS encoding gamma-aminobutyraldehyde dehydrogenase has protein sequence MSTELRRLRNYIDGEFRDAADGRTTEVVNPATGEVYATAPLSGQADVDAAMAAAAAAFPGWRDTTPAERQKALLKIADAFEERAEELIAAEVENTGKPVGLTRSEEIPPMVDQIRFFAGAARMLEGRSAGEYMEGMTSIIRREPVGVCAQVAPWNYPMMMAVWKFAPAIAAGNTVVLKPSDTTPASTVLIAEILGSILPKGVFNVITGDRETGRMMVEHPVPAMASITGSVRAGMQVAESASKDVKRVHLELGGKAPVVVFEDTDIAKAVEDISVAGFFNAGQDCTAACRVLVHEAIHDEFVAALAKAAADTKTGQPDDEDVLYGPLNNPNQLAQVEGFINRLPAHARVESGGKRVGDKGYFFAPTVVSGVKQDDEIIQKEVFGPVITVQSFTDEDQAVQWANGVEYALASSVWTKDHSRAMRMSKKLDFGCVWINTHIPLVAEMPHGGFKKSGYGKDLSSYGFDDYTRIKHVMTSLDG, from the coding sequence GTGAGCACCGAGCTTCGTCGTCTGCGCAACTACATCGACGGTGAGTTCCGGGACGCCGCCGACGGACGGACCACCGAGGTGGTCAACCCGGCGACGGGTGAGGTGTACGCCACCGCGCCGCTGTCCGGGCAGGCGGACGTGGACGCCGCGATGGCGGCCGCCGCCGCGGCCTTCCCCGGCTGGCGCGACACCACTCCCGCCGAGCGCCAGAAGGCCCTCCTGAAGATCGCCGACGCGTTCGAGGAGCGCGCCGAGGAACTGATCGCGGCCGAGGTGGAGAACACGGGCAAGCCGGTCGGGCTCACCCGCTCCGAGGAGATCCCGCCGATGGTCGACCAGATCCGCTTCTTCGCGGGCGCGGCCCGGATGCTCGAGGGCCGCTCGGCCGGCGAGTACATGGAGGGGATGACCTCGATCATCCGCCGTGAGCCGGTCGGCGTCTGCGCGCAGGTCGCGCCGTGGAACTACCCGATGATGATGGCCGTGTGGAAGTTCGCCCCGGCGATCGCGGCGGGCAACACGGTCGTCCTGAAGCCCTCGGACACCACGCCGGCCTCCACGGTCCTGATCGCCGAGATCCTCGGCTCGATCCTCCCCAAGGGCGTCTTCAACGTCATCACCGGTGACCGCGAGACGGGCCGCATGATGGTCGAGCACCCGGTCCCGGCCATGGCGTCCATCACCGGCTCCGTACGCGCCGGTATGCAGGTGGCCGAGTCCGCGTCCAAGGACGTCAAGCGTGTGCACCTGGAGCTGGGTGGCAAGGCGCCGGTCGTCGTCTTCGAGGACACCGACATCGCCAAGGCCGTCGAGGACATCTCGGTCGCGGGCTTCTTCAACGCCGGCCAGGACTGTACGGCTGCCTGCCGCGTCCTCGTCCACGAGGCCATTCACGACGAGTTCGTCGCGGCCCTCGCCAAGGCGGCCGCCGACACCAAGACCGGGCAGCCGGACGACGAGGACGTCCTCTACGGCCCGCTCAACAACCCCAACCAGCTAGCCCAGGTCGAGGGCTTCATCAACCGACTGCCCGCGCACGCGCGCGTGGAGAGCGGCGGCAAGCGCGTCGGCGACAAGGGCTACTTCTTCGCCCCGACCGTCGTCTCCGGCGTCAAGCAGGACGACGAGATCATCCAGAAGGAGGTCTTCGGGCCGGTCATCACCGTCCAGTCCTTCACCGACGAGGACCAGGCGGTGCAGTGGGCCAACGGCGTCGAGTACGCCCTCGCGTCCTCCGTCTGGACCAAGGACCACTCCCGCGCCATGCGGATGTCGAAGAAGCTCGACTTCGGCTGCGTGTGGATCAACACCCACATCCCGCTGGTCGCCGAGATGCCGCACGGCGGCTTCAAGAAGTCCGGTTACGGCAAGGACCTGTCGTCGTACGGCTTCGACGACTACACGCGGATCAAGCACGTGATGACGTCCCTCGACGGCTGA
- a CDS encoding ABC transporter ATP-binding protein translates to MEAPPDNDVLWARSLHFTHGDGSPALSGVSLGVREGEILAVSGPRGSGKTTLLRCLSGLVPAQRGEVWFNSVPVHTMGTTTRERLRRDHFGWIDPAPALVLELNIWENAALPLMLRGTGRRRAKAAAMEWLERLDIGDTARKRPHELVQAERQRACIARALAPAPSVLFADEPTAPLHRADRTHVLRTLTTAARSHGITVVLATDDADTAALADRTVSLLDGRCVNTVHLPPVAETEGRAACSLSV, encoded by the coding sequence ATGGAGGCCCCGCCGGACAACGACGTGCTCTGGGCACGCTCCCTGCACTTCACGCACGGCGACGGATCACCCGCGCTCAGCGGCGTCTCGCTCGGCGTGCGGGAGGGCGAGATCCTCGCCGTCAGCGGCCCCCGCGGGAGCGGCAAGACGACCCTGCTGCGCTGTCTGTCCGGCCTGGTCCCGGCGCAGCGCGGCGAGGTGTGGTTCAACAGCGTGCCGGTCCACACGATGGGGACGACCACCCGCGAACGCCTGCGCCGCGACCACTTCGGCTGGATCGACCCGGCTCCGGCGCTGGTCCTCGAGCTGAACATCTGGGAGAACGCGGCCCTCCCCCTGATGCTGCGCGGCACCGGCCGCCGCCGCGCCAAGGCCGCCGCCATGGAGTGGCTGGAGCGCCTCGACATCGGCGACACGGCCCGCAAACGCCCCCACGAACTGGTGCAGGCCGAACGCCAGCGTGCCTGCATCGCCCGTGCGCTGGCCCCGGCCCCCTCGGTCCTGTTCGCCGACGAGCCCACGGCACCCCTGCACCGCGCGGACCGCACCCACGTCCTGCGCACGCTCACCACGGCAGCCCGCTCGCACGGCATCACGGTGGTTCTGGCCACGGACGACGCGGACACGGCGGCCCTGGCCGACCGCACGGTGTCCCTGCTCGACGGCCGCTGCGTCAACACCGTGCACCTGCCGCCGGTCGCCGAGACGGAAGGCCGGGCCGCGTGCTCGCTCTCCGTCTGA
- a CDS encoding sensor histidine kinase — protein MSPERTAAAADTDQGAALTPSPEFDAAWAHPLLGRLLRDQSRLQRLNRRHPWLLDTAVVLAIAAISLPDLLWGDGNSPFGDTDSREQQASGVLFAFVAALAVPLWWRRRAPAVTFFVISLVSLAQWSLGIWLPTGVAALVALYTLARHGSLRWLGWAAALGVTNVVLAVFVPEPVEHPLLGVFFLLGTVTAAIAVGLTLRIRRMYLAALEDRARRLEIERDQRVRLTAAAERSRVAREMHDIVGHNLSVMVGVADGAATLAANRGERSAEPLRVLGDTGRQAMSELRRVLGVLREERDGLRMLSPQPGVRDLDPLLARVRAAGLRVAYRTVGDLDSLGSGVQLTVYRVVQESLTNTLKHAGTGSSADVTVTANAGTVRIKVADTGVPPGAPARAPAASRADDPGHGLVGIRQRAAMYGGSVTVGPRDSGHGWMVDVVLDVPALALSVPGEPLP, from the coding sequence ATGAGCCCGGAGCGCACGGCAGCCGCCGCGGACACCGACCAGGGGGCGGCGCTCACGCCGTCCCCTGAGTTCGACGCCGCGTGGGCACACCCGCTCCTGGGCCGTCTGTTGCGCGACCAGAGCCGCCTGCAGCGGCTGAACCGCCGGCATCCGTGGCTGCTCGACACCGCGGTGGTGCTGGCAATCGCCGCCATCAGCCTGCCCGACCTGCTGTGGGGTGACGGCAACTCCCCCTTCGGGGACACGGACTCCCGTGAACAGCAGGCGTCGGGCGTCCTGTTCGCCTTCGTCGCCGCACTCGCCGTTCCGCTGTGGTGGCGGCGCAGGGCCCCGGCCGTCACGTTCTTCGTGATTTCGCTGGTGTCGCTGGCCCAGTGGTCGCTGGGCATCTGGCTGCCGACCGGTGTCGCCGCGCTCGTCGCCCTGTACACGCTGGCCCGGCACGGTTCACTGCGCTGGCTGGGCTGGGCCGCGGCACTCGGCGTCACCAACGTGGTGCTGGCCGTCTTCGTCCCGGAACCCGTCGAGCATCCGCTGCTCGGCGTGTTCTTCCTGCTGGGTACGGTGACGGCGGCCATCGCCGTCGGTCTGACGCTCCGTATCCGCCGGATGTATCTGGCGGCGCTCGAGGACCGTGCGAGGCGCCTGGAGATCGAGCGCGACCAACGCGTCCGGCTCACCGCCGCCGCGGAGCGATCCAGGGTCGCGCGCGAGATGCACGACATCGTCGGCCACAACCTCTCGGTCATGGTCGGCGTCGCCGACGGCGCCGCCACTCTCGCCGCCAACCGGGGCGAGCGGTCGGCCGAGCCCCTGCGCGTCCTCGGCGACACCGGCCGCCAGGCCATGAGCGAACTGCGCCGCGTGCTGGGCGTCCTGCGCGAGGAACGGGACGGCCTACGGATGCTCAGCCCGCAGCCCGGCGTCCGCGACCTGGACCCCCTGCTGGCGCGGGTGCGCGCGGCGGGACTGAGAGTCGCCTACCGGACCGTGGGCGACCTCGATTCCCTGGGCAGCGGCGTCCAGCTCACCGTGTACCGCGTCGTCCAGGAGTCGCTGACCAACACGCTCAAGCACGCCGGCACCGGTTCCTCCGCCGACGTCACCGTGACGGCGAACGCCGGCACCGTGCGGATCAAGGTCGCCGACACGGGCGTACCCCCCGGCGCACCGGCACGAGCGCCGGCTGCGTCACGGGCCGACGACCCCGGGCACGGCCTGGTCGGCATCCGCCAGCGCGCCGCCATGTACGGCGGCAGCGTCACCGTCGGACCGCGCGACTCCGGCCACGGCTGGATGGTGGACGTCGTGCTCGACGTACCCGCGCTCGCCCTTTCGGTACCAGGAGAGCCTCTGCCATGA
- a CDS encoding response regulator: MTTVLIADDQPLQRMGFRMLIEGTPGLDPVGEAAHGAEAVRLAAELRPDVVLMDIRMPGMDGLEATRRIVATGGRTRVLIVTTFDLDEYAYEGLRAGASGFLLKDAHPEELVAGIHAVATGDAVVAPSLTRRLLDAYAHRVLAPADAPAAEDPRLATLSDREREVLIAIGQGWTNTEIAERLVLTESTVKKHVGRVLAKIGARDRIQAVITAYDAGLVRAKP; encoded by the coding sequence ATGACCACCGTGCTGATCGCCGACGACCAGCCCCTGCAACGCATGGGCTTCCGCATGCTCATCGAGGGCACGCCCGGCCTGGACCCGGTCGGCGAGGCCGCGCACGGCGCCGAGGCCGTCCGCCTGGCCGCGGAACTGCGCCCCGACGTCGTCCTGATGGACATCCGCATGCCCGGCATGGACGGGCTTGAGGCGACCCGCCGGATCGTCGCCACCGGCGGCCGTACCCGGGTCCTCATCGTGACCACCTTCGACCTCGACGAGTACGCCTACGAAGGTCTGCGGGCCGGCGCCAGTGGCTTCCTGCTCAAGGACGCCCACCCCGAGGAACTCGTCGCCGGCATCCACGCGGTCGCCACCGGCGACGCCGTCGTGGCCCCCAGCCTGACCCGGCGCCTTCTCGACGCCTACGCCCACCGGGTCCTCGCCCCCGCCGACGCCCCCGCGGCCGAGGACCCCCGGCTGGCGACCCTCAGCGACCGCGAACGCGAAGTCCTCATCGCCATCGGCCAGGGCTGGACGAACACCGAGATCGCCGAACGGCTCGTCCTCACCGAGTCGACCGTCAAGAAGCACGTCGGCCGGGTCCTCGCCAAGATCGGCGCACGCGACCGCATCCAGGCCGTGATCACGGCGTACGACGCCGGGCTGGTCAGAGCGAAGCCGTAG
- a CDS encoding aspartate aminotransferase family protein, whose product MSTKDLSRTAYDHLWMHFTRMSSYENSPVPTIVRGEGTYIYDDKGKRYLDGLAGLFVVQAGHGRTELAETAFKQAQELAFFPVWSYAHPKAIELAERLADHAPGDLNKVFFTTGGGEAVETAWKLAKQYFKLVGKPTKHKVISRAVAYHGTPQGALSITGLPGLKAPFEPLVPGAHKVPNTNIYRAPIFGDDPEAFGRWAADQIEQQILFEGPDTVAAVFLEPVQNAGGCFPPPPGYFRRVREICDQYDVLLVSDEVICAFGRLGTMFACDKFGYVPDMITCAKGMTSGYSPIGACIVSDRLAEPFYKGDNTFLHGYTFGGHPVSAAVGLANLDLFEREGLNQHVLDNEGAFRATLEKLYDLPIVGDVRGNGFFYGIELVKDKETKESFDADETERVLYGFLSKKLYENGLYCRADDRGDPVVQLAPPLISNQETFDEIEQILRATLTEAWTKL is encoded by the coding sequence GTGAGCACAAAGGACCTCAGCCGCACCGCGTACGACCACCTGTGGATGCACTTCACCCGCATGTCCTCGTACGAGAACTCCCCCGTCCCCACCATCGTCCGGGGCGAGGGCACCTACATCTACGACGACAAGGGCAAGCGCTACCTCGACGGTCTGGCGGGCCTGTTCGTGGTCCAGGCCGGGCACGGCCGCACGGAGCTCGCCGAGACGGCCTTCAAGCAGGCGCAGGAGCTGGCGTTCTTCCCGGTGTGGTCCTACGCCCACCCGAAGGCCATAGAGCTGGCCGAGCGTCTCGCGGACCACGCGCCGGGCGACCTCAACAAGGTCTTCTTCACCACCGGCGGCGGTGAGGCGGTCGAGACCGCCTGGAAGCTCGCCAAGCAGTACTTCAAGCTGGTCGGCAAGCCCACCAAGCACAAGGTGATCTCCCGTGCGGTCGCCTATCACGGCACCCCGCAGGGCGCCCTGTCCATCACCGGCCTGCCGGGCCTGAAGGCCCCCTTCGAGCCGCTGGTGCCGGGCGCGCACAAGGTCCCGAACACCAACATCTACCGGGCGCCGATCTTCGGCGACGACCCCGAGGCCTTCGGCCGCTGGGCCGCCGACCAGATCGAGCAGCAGATCCTCTTCGAGGGCCCGGACACGGTCGCCGCGGTCTTCCTGGAGCCGGTGCAGAACGCCGGCGGCTGCTTCCCGCCGCCGCCCGGCTACTTCCGGCGGGTCCGCGAGATCTGCGACCAGTACGACGTGCTGCTCGTCTCGGACGAGGTCATCTGCGCCTTCGGCCGCCTCGGCACGATGTTCGCCTGCGACAAGTTCGGCTACGTACCGGACATGATCACCTGCGCCAAGGGCATGACGTCCGGGTACTCCCCCATCGGTGCCTGCATCGTCTCGGACCGGCTGGCCGAGCCGTTCTACAAGGGCGACAACACCTTCCTGCACGGCTACACCTTCGGCGGTCACCCGGTGTCCGCCGCGGTCGGTCTGGCCAACCTCGACCTGTTCGAGCGCGAGGGCCTCAACCAGCACGTGCTCGACAACGAGGGCGCGTTCCGGGCCACCCTGGAGAAGCTGTACGACCTGCCGATCGTGGGCGACGTCCGCGGCAACGGCTTCTTCTACGGCATCGAGCTGGTGAAGGACAAGGAGACCAAGGAGTCCTTCGACGCGGACGAGACCGAGCGCGTCCTGTACGGCTTCCTCTCCAAGAAGCTCTACGAGAACGGCCTGTACTGCCGTGCCGACGACCGCGGTGACCCGGTCGTCCAGCTCGCCCCGCCGCTGATCTCGAACCAGGAGACCTTCGACGAGATCGAGCAGATCCTGCGCGCGACGCTGACGGAGGCGTGGACGAAGCTGTGA
- a CDS encoding VOC family protein produces the protein MTTAYQQMIFVNLPVNDLDASKKFFTELGYTINPQFSDENAASVVISDTIVAMLLTKPFYSTFTQKEIADATKTSEVLICLSAESRDKVDELVEQAVAAGGTASDKVQDMGFMYGRAFDDLDGHTWEVVWMNPEAIQG, from the coding sequence ATGACCACGGCATACCAGCAGATGATCTTCGTGAACCTGCCCGTGAACGACCTCGACGCCTCGAAGAAGTTCTTCACGGAACTCGGCTACACGATCAACCCGCAGTTCAGCGACGAGAACGCGGCCTCGGTGGTGATCAGCGACACCATCGTCGCGATGCTGCTGACCAAGCCGTTCTACTCGACCTTCACGCAGAAGGAGATCGCGGACGCCACGAAGACCAGCGAGGTGCTGATCTGTCTGAGCGCCGAGAGCCGCGACAAGGTGGACGAGCTGGTCGAGCAGGCCGTCGCCGCCGGCGGCACCGCCTCGGACAAGGTCCAGGACATGGGCTTCATGTACGGCCGCGCCTTCGACGACCTCGACGGCCACACCTGGGAGGTCGTGTGGATGAACCCGGAGGCGATCCAGGGCTGA